Proteins co-encoded in one Streptomyces sp. JH34 genomic window:
- a CDS encoding sugar phosphate isomerase/epimerase family protein yields the protein MTLRLGYGTNGLTDLRLDDALGLLADLGYDGVGLTLDHMHLDPLAPDLAARTRQVARRLSGLGLGVTVETGARYVLDPRRKHGPSLLDPDPDARAARTALLVRSVEVAAGLGAHALHCFSGITPPDTAPDTAWQRLTGALAPVLDAADRAGIPLAVEPEPGHLLSALADFHHLRTLLGDPEPLGLTLDIGHCQCLEPASPADCVKEAAPWLRHVQIEDMRRGVHEHLPFGDGEIDFPPVLEALAATGYAGLTVVELPRHSHAGPELARTSLDFLRRAAGTTKGAAPC from the coding sequence ATGACCCTCCGCCTCGGTTACGGCACCAACGGACTGACCGACCTCCGGCTCGACGACGCACTCGGCCTCCTCGCCGACCTCGGCTACGACGGGGTCGGGCTGACCCTCGACCACATGCACCTCGACCCGCTGGCACCGGACCTCGCCGCCCGCACCCGCCAGGTGGCCCGCAGACTGTCCGGGCTGGGCCTCGGTGTCACCGTCGAGACCGGCGCACGCTACGTCCTCGACCCCCGCCGCAAACACGGCCCGTCCCTCCTCGACCCCGACCCCGACGCCCGCGCCGCCCGCACCGCGCTGCTCGTCCGGTCCGTCGAGGTCGCCGCCGGCCTCGGTGCCCACGCCCTGCACTGCTTCAGCGGCATCACCCCGCCGGACACCGCGCCGGACACCGCCTGGCAGCGACTGACCGGCGCACTCGCCCCCGTGCTGGACGCCGCCGACCGCGCGGGCATCCCCCTCGCCGTCGAACCCGAGCCCGGCCATCTCCTCTCCGCACTCGCCGACTTCCACCACCTGCGCACCCTCCTCGGCGACCCGGAGCCCCTCGGACTCACCCTCGACATCGGCCACTGCCAGTGCCTGGAACCCGCCTCACCCGCCGACTGCGTGAAGGAAGCCGCCCCCTGGCTGCGCCACGTCCAGATCGAGGACATGCGCCGCGGTGTCCACGAACACCTGCCGTTCGGCGACGGCGAGATCGACTTCCCGCCGGTGCTCGAAGCGCTCGCCGCCACCGGATACGCCGGCCTCACCGTCGTCGAACTGCCCCGGCACTCCCACGCGGGCCCGGAACTCGCCCGCACCTCGCTGGACTTCCTGCGCCGCGCCGCCGGGACGACGAAGGGAGCCGCACCGTGCTGA
- a CDS encoding TatD family hydrolase — protein MRIFDPHIHMSSRTTDDYRAMYDSGVRALVEPSFWLGQPRTSPASFFDYFDALLGWEPFRASQYGIAHHCTLALNPKEANDPRCTPVMDALPRYLVKDSVVAVGEIGYDSMTPAEDTALATQLQLAADHGLPALVHTPHRDKLAGLHRTIDVVRESDLAPELVLLDHLNETTVQDALDSGCWAGFSIYPDTKMDEDRMITVLRNHGTDRILVNSAADWGKSDPLKTRKVADTMLKAGFDEDDVDKVLWRNPVAFYGQSGRLQLDIAAPGPLHEGNSILRGGE, from the coding sequence ATGAGGATCTTCGACCCCCACATCCACATGTCCTCCCGCACCACGGACGACTACCGGGCGATGTACGACTCCGGTGTCCGCGCCCTCGTCGAGCCGTCCTTCTGGCTCGGCCAGCCCCGCACCTCGCCCGCCAGCTTCTTCGACTACTTCGACGCACTCCTCGGCTGGGAGCCCTTCCGCGCCTCCCAGTACGGCATCGCCCACCACTGCACGCTCGCCCTCAACCCGAAGGAGGCGAACGACCCCCGCTGCACCCCCGTCATGGACGCCCTGCCCCGCTACCTCGTCAAGGACTCCGTCGTCGCCGTCGGTGAGATCGGCTACGACTCGATGACCCCCGCCGAGGACACCGCCCTCGCCACCCAGCTGCAGCTCGCCGCCGACCACGGACTCCCCGCGCTCGTGCACACCCCGCACCGCGACAAACTCGCCGGGCTGCACCGCACCATCGACGTCGTCCGCGAATCGGACCTGGCACCCGAGCTGGTCCTCCTCGACCACCTCAACGAGACGACGGTGCAAGACGCCCTCGACAGCGGGTGCTGGGCCGGGTTCTCCATCTACCCGGACACCAAGATGGACGAGGACCGCATGATCACGGTCCTGCGGAACCACGGCACCGACCGGATCCTCGTCAACTCGGCCGCCGACTGGGGGAAGAGCGACCCGTTGAAGACCCGCAAGGTCGCCGACACCATGCTGAAGGCCGGATTCGACGAGGACGACGTCGACAAGGTGCTCTGGCGCAACCCCGTCGCCTTCTACGGGCAGAGCGGCCGGCTCCAGCTCGACATCGCCGCCCCCGGCCCGCTCCACGAGGGCAACTCCATCCTCCGCGGCGGGGAGTGA
- the eboE gene encoding metabolite traffic protein EboE: MRFRHPDGSTVHLAYCTNVHPAETLEGVRAQLRDHCEPVRRRLGRDRLGIGLWLARDAARALINDPAALRSLRGELEHRGLEVVTLNGFPYEGFGAQEVKYRVYTPDWTDPERLAHTTDLARLLAALLPDDVTDGSVSTLPIAWRTPYAEDPSAAGTARKALTTLAQRLDALAELTGKSIRIGLEPEPGCTVETTADAIGPLTAVGHDRIGICVDTCHLATSFEDPDTALDALRAAGITVAKAQLSAALHAEHPHLPEVRAALGAFAEPRFLHQTRTLTTAGLRGTDDLAEAVSGGVLPDAAPWRSHFHVPLHAPPAPPLTSTLPVLQTVLDRLVGGPAPLTRHLEVETYTWQALPAQLRPRTRTQLADGIAAELTLARDLLADLGLKELP, from the coding sequence GTGCGCTTCCGCCACCCCGACGGCTCCACCGTCCACCTCGCCTACTGCACGAACGTCCACCCCGCCGAGACCCTCGAAGGGGTCCGCGCGCAACTGCGCGACCACTGCGAGCCCGTGCGCAGACGGCTCGGGCGGGACCGCCTCGGCATCGGCCTCTGGCTCGCCAGGGACGCCGCCCGCGCCCTCATCAACGACCCCGCCGCACTGCGCTCGCTTCGCGGCGAGCTCGAACACCGCGGCCTCGAAGTGGTCACCCTCAACGGCTTCCCCTACGAGGGCTTCGGAGCGCAGGAGGTCAAGTACCGCGTCTACACGCCGGACTGGACCGACCCCGAGCGGCTCGCCCACACCACCGATCTGGCCCGGCTGCTCGCCGCCCTGCTCCCCGACGACGTCACCGACGGCAGCGTCTCCACCCTGCCGATCGCCTGGCGCACCCCGTACGCCGAGGACCCCTCGGCGGCCGGAACGGCGCGGAAGGCACTCACCACGCTCGCCCAGCGCCTCGACGCCCTCGCCGAGCTGACCGGCAAGTCCATCAGGATCGGCCTCGAACCCGAACCGGGCTGCACCGTGGAGACCACCGCCGACGCCATCGGCCCCCTCACCGCGGTGGGCCACGACCGCATCGGCATCTGCGTCGACACCTGCCACCTCGCCACCTCCTTCGAGGACCCGGACACCGCCCTGGACGCCCTGCGGGCGGCAGGGATCACCGTCGCCAAGGCACAGCTCTCCGCGGCCCTGCACGCCGAGCACCCGCACCTGCCCGAGGTACGCGCCGCGCTGGGCGCCTTCGCCGAACCACGCTTCCTGCACCAGACACGCACCCTCACCACGGCCGGCCTCCGGGGGACCGACGACCTCGCCGAGGCGGTGTCCGGCGGCGTGCTCCCCGACGCGGCGCCCTGGCGCTCGCACTTCCACGTCCCCCTGCACGCGCCACCCGCACCCCCGCTCACCTCCACACTCCCCGTACTCCAGACCGTGCTGGACCGGCTCGTCGGCGGACCCGCGCCGCTGACCCGCCACCTGGAGGTCGAGACGTACACCTGGCAGGCGCTCCCCGCACAGCTGCGGCCGCGCACCCGCACCCAGCTCGCCGACGGGATCGCCGCCGAACTCACCCTCGCCCGCGACCTCCTCGCCGACCTCGGACTGAAGGAGCTCCCGTGA
- a CDS encoding EboA domain-containing protein — MLTSRDELDDLLRGAARAWLDEALAEAAHAAAHPDADSGDPPWELRFASAGRHCGLEHADSVRALLLLEARPALSAVTRLYERGTAAERRAVLLTLHRLDLGAAALPLVEDALRTNDTRLVAAAVGPYGAAHLDAHGWRHAVLKCLFTEVPVEALDRLAERARGDAELARMLGDFATERTAAGRAVPAGLRTVLELTAPAPTPAPTPTEEAR, encoded by the coding sequence GTGCTGACCAGCCGCGACGAACTCGACGACCTGCTCCGCGGCGCCGCCAGGGCCTGGCTCGACGAAGCGCTCGCCGAGGCCGCCCACGCAGCGGCCCACCCCGACGCCGACAGCGGCGACCCGCCCTGGGAACTGAGGTTCGCCTCGGCGGGAAGACACTGCGGACTCGAACACGCCGACTCCGTACGCGCGCTGCTGCTCCTCGAAGCCCGGCCGGCGCTGTCCGCCGTGACGAGGCTCTACGAGCGGGGCACCGCCGCCGAACGCCGCGCCGTCCTCCTCACCCTGCACCGGCTCGACCTCGGCGCCGCCGCCCTCCCGCTCGTCGAGGACGCCCTGCGCACCAACGACACCCGGCTGGTCGCCGCCGCCGTCGGCCCCTACGGCGCCGCCCACCTCGACGCGCACGGCTGGCGGCACGCCGTCCTCAAGTGCCTCTTCACGGAGGTCCCCGTCGAGGCCCTCGACCGGCTGGCGGAGCGGGCCCGTGGCGACGCCGAACTGGCGCGCATGCTCGGCGACTTCGCGACGGAACGGACAGCGGCGGGACGTGCCGTACCCGCCGGACTGCGGACCGTCCTGGAACTCACGGCCCCGGCGCCCACCCCCGCCCCCACGCCCACGGAGGAAGCCCGATGA